From the genome of Solanum dulcamara chromosome 12, daSolDulc1.2, whole genome shotgun sequence:
ATACAAGAATTAAAACTGGAATAGAGCTATAACACAGGGactaaaaatactatttttccTTATTCAAATGTATATAAATATTCTATTCATGTTAGATTACTGATTATTAAATTTACATACAATTTTGgtgcataatttatatatagGTTTGTAAGTGTAACTCTGAAAGATGTGCATTTCTCTTTAGCCAGAATTAAcatatatcttttttttcttcaatttattgaactctttttctttctttaatctaaaaatatgcaaaaattttctatttaaaatactttatttagggaaaattatgcgaataagcaaatatatactagttaattagttaacataGCTACAGTTTAATTAAATTACCATTTGCCACTAACTTACAATCATAATTACGTGGCCCACATCcagaatttgtataattcgacTCCCAATTATATAAATCCAGAATTTATATATGTTTACCCTAACTTGTATATAATTATCATGTTGATATATTTGATAGGCAAAATATAGCTAacgaacataattaaaatacttataataactatttgtgaaatttcctCTAGTACGTAACTGTAGTGATTAGTGTGAATGTGAATATAACAAATTACCTTTTTGGGAGTTTAAAATGCCTTGTTTTGAAGAGGAATATGTTTCTCATTGAAAATATTCATGTGTGGTGTGATTTTCTCTTATGTGTGGATATGTACCGCTCAAACTTTGTTTTTCTTGACTTCTTTATTGcattaaagagaaaataatggTGTATAGATAAGGAGAAACTAATCAACGAACAgtgatatttgaatttttttttcataagatTAGTATTTTTGCATTTAACTATTTGCtagatcaaaatattttttttgaaataatgtgACTATATCAGTagcttatttttaatatttaggtGTTAAAAAAAGATTCTCATTATTAATTTAACAAGCCAAATACACCAATAATATTTTAATGTGTCATAATTAGTATATGAAGCAACAAAGTCCACATTTTTCTCATATTAAGAACGGAGCTATTCAGACGATTCTACTCAACCACAAGTTTAATTTGTTCatatactcaactcatttacaAACACATTAAAACAAGTGTATTATTAATGTAACTACTTTCAAGCTCAGCCAAACAAAGTTCATAAACAAAATTGTTGAACATAACAAACTGAAATTGGAGTTGAGACTGAACTGGAATTTGgaaatacacacaaaaaaataattataatggaGAGATGTGAGTCGAGCAGCGTTGGTTCGTCGTCTGAAGAAGGCAATTACAACAGCTTAGATGAACCATTTAAGCCTGTTCCCTTTGTTCGCATTCTTTGGATTGATAATTCTGGCATTCATAGATGTCGTGTAAGCGTTTTTAACATTGCCAATTATTTGATGTTTATGGCGAAATTGTCAGTTACACACGAGGGTTCTATTAGCCTTGAACTTAGTTTTGATCGGTTAAGTTAGACTTAAAGTAGAGCCAGAGTACTCATCCCAATTCATGATTTATTCGATGTTGGATTCGCATCTTCTATTGTCCATATTTCATATGTCCAATCCTGACTGATGTGCGGGGGGTGTTGAGTTCCCATATCAGTATCTGATGGAATATTTTTCATGATTTATTCGATGTTGAGTCCACATCTTCTATTGTCCACGTTTCATATGTCCAATCCTAGATGTGTTGAGTTCCCAACTCAGAATGTGATGGATTATTTGTTGATCTTTGGCAATTCTCATCTCTCATGAACGGGTTGAGTTAGGTCCAAAAATGGATTGGATTTGCCCACTTATGTGCATCATTTACAGGTTATTCCAAGAGAACACCTCAGCTTTGTGAAAAAACATGGTATAGGCTTAAGTCCTGCATGTCTGGCTGCAGTCAGTTCAGTCTCTAATTGCCCCGCGGAGGAATCTAAACTCACATATACGGGCATGATCAGAATTATTCCTGATTTATCAATACAGATGCAAAATCCCGTGGTACGAACTTGAAACCtcctgtatatatatacttgATATATTCcactttttgtttttctttatgctcctgaattcaagttttgattcTGGTTTATGTATGTACGTTAGGTTGAATTTATCGATTTCATTGATAGGTTCATATATGATACGAttagaaaatagaaaaacataaaaatttctTGTGACCTGATCTAAGGAACAGAACACAATAGGTTTTGTTCCAAATTATGGGGTAGAGTGTTATATGGTATGTGGTTACCAGAGATGTAGAGGTAGGATGAAGAAAAATTAGAGAGAGGAGTTTAATCAGGACATGACACACCTGCAGCTACCAAGGACgtgaccctagataggaagaTACAGAGGACGAGATTAGGATaaaaggttagtaggtagtcgAGTGTTGTCTAGGTTTagtgttgttattattactctCCTGCTatcttattcttcaattttagtATCATTTGTTGTTTCCTTTCGTATTAGCTGTTGTTGCTATTGTTCTCTTTCTTCACTGATGTCGACATAACTTCTCCACTACTATATTGATTTGTAATCATGTTTGATGTGGATGTGTATCTTTTAATCCAGGGAAAAACTACAGGGAATGACTTTAACCGACATGTGTATTGAACCTGATAAACCATGGGAATACTGTCCAAGAGAAGTATTTCGAAGAGCCTCTAAGTAGTTTAAAAGATGAATTCGACTTGGTATGTCTGATTCTTTTGTGCAAGAGTTAAGAAGTCTTATTGATCTGCTGCGTATATCTACATGTTTCAGGATGTGAATGTAGGCTTTGAAATCGAATTTTACCTTTTGAAGAGTGTAATGAAGTATGTTAATTTTGTGTTGCATTTTCTCATCTTTTAAAATGTTACACtaaatttgtataaataaaattatataaaggaATGGCAACGAAGAGTGGTTACCAATTGACAAGACCTCATACTGTTCTACATCAGCATTTGATGTTGCATCATGATATTAGAAGACATCGTTACTTATCTTCAAATGATGAATATTACAGTTGAACAGGGACGTTTCCATTTCCTTTAAGACAGAAATTTAACTCACAAATTTTCAGTCTAGTAAAGATTGCTCCCCTTGTTGTGTCTCTCAAATATGAAGGTACACGCGGAAACTGGGAAAGGTCAGTTTGAAGTTGTCCTGGGATACACGGAGGCTAGTACAGCAATTCTCAGCTTAATTTATGCGCGTGAAGTCATCAAATCAGTTGCAAGGCAACACGGGCTGATGGCAACTTTTGTTCCAAAGTAGGTAGAAGATTTGTCCACTACACTTTTAGgttccttttcctttttaaattcaagttctaCAGTACTgatgattaaaaatatatcgAGTTTTACACAATTAGATCACTTAAAAGGTAACTATTGTAATATTGTTGTTAAAAGTGATACACAAGTGAGAACAATGGATTTAGGATTAAAATAGTTTGGGGATTGTTTAAGATCATAGCCTACTAGATTCCAATAATctcatggaggtagagagattgtttccgATACTAATGTCCTCTTGTTATGTAACATTTTGGACCTTTTTCTAGGTATGCAGAGGATGAAGTTGGCTCCGGATCACATGTCCACATCAGTTTGTCGAGGAATGGGAAAAACGTTTTTATGGCATCTGGCGATTCAAAATATGGGATGTCGAAGATCGGAGAAGCATTCATGGCTGGAGTATTAAATCATCTTCCTTCCATATTAGCTTTTACTGAAACACATCCTCTTAGGTTAGTCATTTTTCTATAATTCTTACTGTCCTGCTACGATAACATTACTGGTCTCAAATTTACTTAATGCGATTGAAAATATTGTACACCTCGACTACTATGTTATGgattttaactttgaaaatcaGTTAGAATTTTCTAACGATTTGTTACGTGTAGTTATGAGCATATGCTACCTAAGACGCGAAATGCAGCTTATCTCTGTTGGGGGAAAGAAAATACAGAGGCACCATTGAGAACTGCTAGCCCTCCTGGAATTGCAGATGATCTCGTGAGCCATTTCGAAATCAAAGCGTTTGATGCGTGTGCAAATCCATACTTTGGTCTTGCTTCAATAATTATTTCTGGTGTCGATGGGTTGAGAAAAGATTTAAGCCTTCCAAAACCAGTGGGTAAGTTAGACCTTCTTTTAGTATTTCCTCTATATATGTATTAGCCTTTCAGTTTTTTT
Proteins encoded in this window:
- the LOC129876875 gene encoding uncharacterized protein LOC129876875 encodes the protein MERCESSSVGSSSEEGNYNSLDEPFKPVPFVRILWIDNSGIHRCRVIPREHLSFVKKHGIGLSPACLAAVSSVSNCPAEESKLTYTGMIRIIPDLSIQMQNPVVHAETGKGQFEVVLGYTEASTAILSLIYAREVIKSVARQHGLMATFVPKYAEDEVGSGSHVHISLSRNGKNVFMASGDSKYGMSKIGEAFMAGVLNHLPSILAFTETHPLSYEHMLPKTRNAAYLCWGKENTEAPLRTASPPGIADDLVSHFEIKAFDACANPYFGLASIIISGVDGLRKDLSLPKPVGKLDLLLVFPLYMY